In Glycine soja cultivar W05 chromosome 10, ASM419377v2, whole genome shotgun sequence, the genomic stretch aggttatgcaaaataatgaaagtgtaaaaataaaaatttactaacTGATTAGTTTATTAACAGTCAACTTTTTGTTAGCTTATTGATAGTtttgtcaatatatatatatatatatatatatatatatatatatatatatatatatatatatatatatatatatatatattaattgagaaattaaaattgaccTAATTTTTTGGTAAATGATTAAGCTATGTTAATAGTAGaatgtttaatttctttatgttaaatataaagtcttgttaattttcatttgtaGAAAATTTGTCTCATGTTTCTTTTATTATGGGAGGAGAACTTTGTGTCATCCTACCGGCTAAAACAAAATTGACttcaaatccttaaaagcaacttattttaattttttgataccgacttattataaaattttgaattataacaagttttttttacaagaattatagaccttttattcatttcatttttatgcACAAATTTTCATGCCGTTATGATATGTGTTGCACTTCTCGTTATAACCTTTTAGTTAATCAGTATTATATTTGCTGAAttgattcaattataaattaacttgtgggaatttatttatttattatattatatttttttctttttcagactttttaattaattattatcaatttttttgaagtcatattcaaTCATGAATGCATGTGATCATATTCATTGATTTTGAACCCATATGATTGATATAATGTTTCGTTGCGTACACgtgttaaaaaatgattaataatttatgtaatgaGCTGGAGATTAATCTTTGACTAAGTGGTTGTGGGAGACATGCTATTTAACTTAGGACAAATAAATCATTGATTTTAttggattatatttttaaatttcctttttaattttgaattttcattctttcttatttaatctttatcgtatttttgtttagtttctTATTCCGATATATCATCCGTCATTTCTTATTAAATgtacttaaatatttaatagataTGTTGTTGTTTTGGTTACAAAAGGTAATAGATATGTAagtatgaatataaatatagataaataCTTGATGATAATAAGaattttatataactattttatcataatttattaaatttattaatttttaaaataattatctttaaaataagtcaataagtgattgataattaaaaaacagtgtaaaattaaacattaaactcatttaatagatatataaatatagatgtaTTGATcagtaaaaaaacaatatatatatatatatatatatatatatatatatatatatatatatatatatatatatatatatatatatatatatatactgtgtTGCAATATTAACTGCCCATCATTGCatcattaaaagattttttttccatctaccaattttaaacttcaaattttatttagaaaaggaTCATACCTATATTATCTGAATCATCCAtccattaatattttattactaattaattttgtcacatgccaaacaaattaaatatctaAAGAAATTTAGatgtataaaatttgaaatacaacGTTCATTGTCACCATCTTCCATCTCAAGTCTCAACTCAAAAGAATCGCAAGCTTTGATTTTGACAATGAGCattacaattcaaattttatagattaaGTATACATTTACAGTATACAGACAAGAATCCAATTTTGATATGTTTCTATAAGGCTATAAAACAAGATTTACATTTATTAATAatgcttttacaaaataaattaatgagttTAAAATCTCATATAattgttaatatataaaaattaaattaataaactaaactctttaagtaattactaattacaagcaactatatatattaacataccATTacgatttaaaattatttgttgagtAACAAATTGGCTAAGAAAATGAAtatgattaccagtagcaaacaatatattttctttttatgcgATTAATATAAGAAATGTGGCTTTTGAGagaaaactttatatatatatatatatatatatatatatatatatatatatatatatatatatatatatatatatatatattacttattgAATATTTTGCTACCAACGTTACTAAGATGTTTTTTCTCTATAAGTCAAGTCCAAACTAAAGTATAGCTGTAATATAGAGGCAGATAAAAAAACCCTAATAAATAACtagaattttaaagaaaaatacataccattttattatcatatttacatAAAAACTTTAATGATTATTACCAATTTGAGAAATCAGTAGGATATAAACTACAAACTGATGCTTTTCCCTCCCTTAAATGTAAACCATCAAGCGAGTGGGCGAGAGGCTCGGAACGAGGTTCGGTGTTAGCCTTTTCACGTCAATATTAGAAACGGGAAACtacacaaagaaagaaaaaaaataccttaaAGTGATAGAAagccatttttaattttctttctctcaacTTTCTACAATTCCTtgcctttctctttctctgtgATTCTGATGCTTCATGCAGGAGCTCTTCTCAGAATCACAGGGTCTATACGttcattctttttctctctttctctcagaATTTAGCTAACAATTACGGTTCCATTTTGCTCATCATCATCGTAGCTCTTTTTGGAAGGCTTGGATTAGATACATTCTTTCAGTTAACATCTTGGATTCGTATTAGATTTATTGCTGTGTTTTGTGTTGGTGTTGGTTTTGGTTGAGACCAAGTAATGGCGCCAGAGCTTGCCTTGCCATTCTCTGTTGTATCTGTGGTCGAAGATGTTCTTCAAAAGCATGGAAGTCCTTTAATCGACATTGACTTGGCATCAAGGAAGGCTGAAGAAGCTTGTACATATCCCCCCTCTCCATTGTTCTCTTAATATGTCTTTTTTCAGGAAAATGTTCAATCCATTAACAATCTTGTGCTTTTTTGCATTGTTGAAAATCATGTTCTTTTAAGCACAAAACTTGGATATAATCCCTTAAGTGCTTTTGGTGGTTGTTTTCAATCAGAATTAGAGTTTCACATTGGTAATTTGTGTAACAAAGGTTTTCATTATAAGTTACCAACAGTAGTATTTAAGGAACGGCGTGTAAGTTTTGTCCTTTTCATTGGTTTAAAGGAACCCTTTATGTTGATCACGCCACAACAAAAAGAACAAGTTTGATTATTGTTAGAATGCATGAAACTTAGACTAGTGTGTTGAATTGCAGCCTTAAGAAGGAACGAAGCGGCCGCGTGGCTGCAAAAGACAGTTGGAGGGAAAGACATGCCAGGTGAGCCTACTGAAGAACATTTCAGGATTGCGTTGCGTAGTGGCATTGTCCTTTGCAATGCTCTTAACAATATTCAACCCGGAGCAGTGCCTAaggtatatatgtatgtatgttctGTTTCATGAAATTGAAATCTAGATTCTAGTTCTGTTCTTTGAGCATCATTTATATATGCATGTCCGTCTCATCGGTTATCAATATCATTATgacaaatgaaaatgattaaacCTGTATTGTTAATGTTAGGTAGTCGAAGCCCCCAACGACAGTGTTATTATTCCTGATGGGGCAGCTCTGTCTGCTTATCAATGCTTTGAAAATGTAAGGAATTTTCTAGTAACTGTGGAGGAAATGGGGCTTCCCACATTTGAAGTTTCTGATTTGGAACAGGTGAGGCTGAAAAAGTAATTCATTTCCATTCATTACTTTGATAGACTCAATGCTGCATTATTGTAATGCAATTTTATTGAGCTTTAACAATTCTTTTCTTCCATGTGCAGGGAGGGAAATCTTCGAGGATAGTGAATTGTGTTTTAGCACTTAAGTCTTACAGTGAATGGAAAATGGGAGGAAAAATTGGATCATGGAAATATGGTGGGAATCCAAAGCCACCTGCTCCCTCTGCAAAACCTATTATGTGGAAAAGCTCAGAACCATTCATGAGGTCTTTGTCAAGGGGTTTTTGGTTAGGCGATAGAGATGGTTTGCCGAGTGATAATTCTCCAAGCAGTGTTCTCAGTGAAGAGGTTAGAGAGTACTATCGTTTATAATCATCTTTTGCTTTTGTGTCTACATGTGGACAGTGAATATAGCATCTGTAAGAGCTTTTTGGTTGGATTGGTATTTGCAGGGTTCTATTCCCTCCTTGAATTCACTAGTTCGCGAAATTTTATGTAATAAGAAGCAAGAAGAGATTCCCATTGTAAGGGTTATTTATTGCTTATCCTCATGTTCACTAGTTCTTTcttaaatgagttttttttgtttttaactttttattttattttaaatttcctcTTCAGTGAAGAGCTAATGCCTATTGCTATAACAGGTGGTGGAGTCTCTACTTAGCAATGTCATGGAGGAGTTTGAACAACGCTTGCTAATCCAACAAGAAACAGTGAGTTTCTCTTTGTCTTTTGACCAAATTCAACCTCATATTAATGACACCaatcaaaagatttttttttctgttgtttTGATTTGAATGTCCTCACCAAACACCAAACTTGGGTTCATGAGTCTTACTGAATtttgtgtcaattttttttattatggcaGTTCAAAACAACTCAAGAAGATAAGGCACCACCTGAAGCAGAGGATTCTAATGTGGAAGCTGCTTGTGATGATGAAGAGGTAAATCTAAGatttcaagagaatttttcaaaactCTTCGCAAATTGCAAGTCAAAGTGTTCATAGATTTCTTGGTATCaccgacaaaaaaaaaaaagatcgcTTGGTATCATTGTGCAACTCTGTAATTAATTTTCGGTTCAATCAATGATGTGAAGCACAATGGCGACGAAGAATCAATTGACCAGCCTTTGAAGCAGCAAAAGTTATTTCAGCAGCAAAATGAAAACGTTCAGGTAACTTGGGCttgcattaaattaaataacccAAATTGCACTATGTATGAGTCTAATACGATACTATATAAGCATGCAACTAAAGCTAGATTAAATAGTTTGGCTTAGGAGTTTTCATAGGGTGTCTAACCATGGACCCAGAGTTTGAGGTAGAAAATTGTTTCAAGAACGCCTCATGCATAAGATAAAGTAATCAATTTGATGTTGACAATCCTTAGGAATTGAAAATGATGGTTCATCAAACAAAAACAGGAATTCAGGTTCTGCAACATAAATACGAGGAGGATATCATCTATCTAAGTACGTATACTGCTTTGAAAAATCcaacatttttaacaaaattattctaTATTCTAGCTAATTACTGCATACCCATAATAGGTAAGCACCTGCTTGGCCTAGCTTCTGCGGCTTCAGGATATCAgaaaatttttgaagaaaaccGCAAGTTATATAATCAATTGCAAGACCTGAAAGGTAAAATTCAAGTGGTCAGAGTCTAATCAAATTTTCTCATTTCATGTCTATATTCTGAATAAGACTAAATGGCCCAATTTGATACCTCTGTAGGAAATATTAGGGTGTACTGCAGAGTTCGACCCTCAACAAGTGGTCAAACAAACCATCATTGCCCTATCAATAACATAGATGGAGGAAGTATGTCACTAATAATTCCTTCCAAAAATGGGAAAGATGGGAAGAAGACATTTAATTTCAACAAAGTGTTTGGTCCTTCTTCTACCCAAGGTTGGTCTTCCTGTGTTGTCCTtctataaaaattattgtcactCTATATGTTCGCTTCATGGTTGCTCTTTTTTGTTTGTCTGTAGGGGAGGTTTTCTCTGATACACAACCACTGATTCGTTCGGTTCTTGACGGCTACAATGTGTGTATATTTGCTTATGGCCAGACAGGATCAGGAAAAACACACACTATGGTGAGAGATTTAGTCTTTTGTTGTTTCTACTATGTTTTCTTCCTCACTTGTAACAAGTAATAACTGTCTTGGTTCATCTATGTATTGATGCAGTCTGGACCAGACAATTATACTGAGGAAACAGTAGGTGTCAACTACCGCGCACTGAGAgatcttttctttctctcagaGCAGAGGAAAGACATCATTCACTATGATATATCTGTTCAGATGCTAGAGATTTACAATGAACAAGTCAGAGACCTATTAACCACAGACAGTGCTATAAAAAGATATCCTTTTCTTTATGCAAACTAATTGCTTTCTGTATACTTGATCTATGCATGCCATTTTGGATAAGATTATGTTGCTCCTGAATGTTACTCTTTAACACTTGCATACATTAGAAATTCGCAACAGTTCCCATAATGGCATTAACGTGCCAGATGCAAACCTGGTTCCTGTTTCATCAACTTCCGATGTCTTGAATTTAATGAACTTGGGACAAAAGAATCGGGCAGTTAGTGCTACTGCCATGAATGATCGGAGTAGTCGTTCTCATAGGTACAGATTaagtttatttcttaaattcttCAACTTAAAGCACtgatttcattttaaacaacattatctAAAAAAGAAAGTAGTCTTGGTTAACTTTGTTATGGATTTTGAACATTGTAATTTTCCATTACAATTTCTGTTGGTTGAAAAACTAGTATCCCGTTTTAGTGGCCTAGACTATGACATTTTGGTGCTTTTTTTTACCATGTACGTTTTCCATCACAATATTAATTGGTACTAGCTTGTAATGCTATAACTGCAGCTGCTTGACAGTTCATGTTCAAGGAAGAGAGCTTGCATCAGGGAATAGTCTTCGTGGTTGTATCCACTTAGTTGACTTGGCAGGAAGTGAAAGGGTTGATAAATCTGAGGTCACAGGAGATAGGCTGAAGGAGGCTCAACATATTAACAAGTCACTTTCTGCTTTAGGAGATGTGATTGCTTCCCTTGCCCAAAAGCAATCACACGTTCCCTATAGGAACAGTAAACTTACTCAGCTGCTTCAAGATTCTCTTGGTATGCTTTTATATCAATCTTCTGTCATATAATTTCTTCAATTACTACCTTCTCCACTAAGGTGTCATCTATTAAGGTGGTGATTTGTTATGTATGTACCAGGAGGCCAAGCAAAGACACTCATGTTTGTTCATGTTAGTCCGGATGCAGAAGCCATTGGAGAAACAATTAGCACATTGAAGTTTGCTGAAAGGGTCTCCACTGTTGAACTTGGTGCTGCACGAGTTAACAAAGATAGTTCAGAGGTCAAAGAGCTCAAAGAACAGGTTcttacaaattttgtttttgggttCTTAAACAGATAGTACATTAAATTAACGGGTGCTTATATGACTATATCTGCAAATTGTGCATTTTCAATATGAATGTTTCTACTGCTTTCTTTGTCAGATCGCTAGTCTGAAGGCAGCCTCAGCCAGGAAAGATGGAGAATTGGAACACTTTCAACAGTATGCAAATAGCATTACTGAAACACCAAAGTTCAAACCTGATTTGACTTCCTTTGCACGGTCACCTAGTTGGTCGCATGGACCTCCTAGGCCACCAAGCAGAGATGATCCTAGTAGCATGGAGGTAACATATTATCAAGTATCAACCATGTTTTGTCCGTAAATTGATCATTACAAGCTATCTTGAACACAAAATAGGCTAATCTACATACATGTTTAGTCTAGTAATCTCATCTTTGAACATAATGATCCTAAATTTTGAAGGCGATTAATTACTTCTAGTAATTTGAGGCATCTAAAAGTATATTGTATAAGAGTAAATAATCCATGCATTGAATGTGTGAAGAGTTTTTACATGATCCTATAATCACAAATTGTTATGTAGAgtaagtttattaacttttataataactatcttTAAAATCATACTTATTATATTTCTGATTGATTTATCTTTAAAACTTTTTCCATAACGATGCACAAAAATTAAGCTCAAAGTCTAATATGTGAATGGATGAGGAGATTATACATTTTGTCCAAAACCCATCACACAAAAGTTCtctaaaaattgatgtttacATGCATGTGAAAAATGGTTTTGTAGGACAAGAAAAAGCCTACACCCAAGTTCATGAAAAGGCGAAGCTTTGATCCCAGGGACATTTGTAGGAAATCACCCCGTTGGCCACATCATGAAAGGGTAAATGGAAAGGAGGATGATAAAGAATCGATTTCTGGGGATTGTGTGAGTAAGAGTACAAAAAAGAATGACCACATTTTAACTACTGATGATAGCCTCGTAGGACGACAGTGTGAAACAGAAAGCAAACGTTCATCTTCTGATTCTTCTCCAATGCTAAGTCCCACAATTCTTTTAGACGTCCCTTCAAAAATATGCATGGAGGTGGCCACCACAAAATCAAATGACTCTGATGAGCTTGAGTTAGCAACTAGTGAAAGTTCAGAATCAGACAAGAGTTGGCAATCACATGATTCACATGCACGTGCACCTAAAGCAACCTCTTTTCCCAACGGATTAGTGTCTAAAACAAGAAAATCAACTCTTAGACGACAAGCAGAAAACCAAGAAACCAGGTATTCATATTTAGGTTAGGTGTTGCAGTTCATGCTGCTTCTGTTCTTGTCAAggattatgttattattattatggacAATGTTAGTTGTTTagtattgttaatttttgttaacgaGAGGATTTGAACCCACCACCTCTTTCCCCTTTCCTTTTCCCTTCACCATTAGATTAACCTTATATCTCCGGATCATGTTATTATTAACTAACATTTTGTTCCATTTCTTATGAATAAGGAGTATGATCCCTTCAATGTCTCCTACATCAACAAGGAGACAAACCACCGTAGTTAGTCAGCTAAGAAAGCATCCAGATGCAAAGAGAAGTGGAAATGCCAAATGAGAAAGCTGCTCAAGTTATAAggtttctgttttctttctccACCGCCTTGgcttttttgttttgggtttgtaTATCTATATTCTATGATGTAGTTGCACAGAGAgaggcttcttttttttttttgttttttggttttttcattAGAGGGTCATTAAAATAGTTGTCTGTGTTTCTCTGGTTGTGAGCATGAGATGCCACTCCAAACCATCATTTTATACAAACCTGGTTTTTGTatggaaaagagaagaaaactcCCCCACCTCTAGTTTCCGGTGCCTTGTTACACCAGAACTAGGAGATTGAAGGGGCTGAAAATGCAAAGGATAATAAAGGAAAGGAcaagaaagggaaaaagaaaagaaaacaaagacagAGGctgataattttgtttttgtgttttcccTTGTATTTATTTCGTTGTTCCCTACAACTTCTAACTTTATGGAAATATATGAACAACCGggaatagaataaaaataaaataaaataaaataaaataaacagacAACAGTCATCATTAATTTTAAGAGAAACACTTTCCTTAATTAAGAGGAACACCAACAATATACTACTCtctaatacatattttattgttggttaaaatttatcaaaaattataaaattaatgaataatcataaaataaattttttatcctcTAAAAGAAATCGGTAGAATGTGTCAAAACATATACTATTAACATTTCTCTAATTTTATACACTTTGATATCGgataaaagcaacaaaaaagttatatatttttgtcttaATATAGGTAAATTTTAACTACTTTTATCATACTTAATACTTAATATGATCATGTTTAAAATACTATTCATTTGATTGcgattttatttttaacgactctttttttttatattaaattttaataacaaaattaaatgatgttaaCTTAAGCTATTCAAAGTGAGTTTTTTTTCAGTGGATTGACATTATAAGGGTTGTTTTACagattaatttataatagatTTCTGAGAATATCTTGTTCAaagtaactttatttttttttcaaagtgaCTTATAAGGTATTCAAAATAACTTACAAAATAATAGTATCTTGCCACACACATTTCAATTagaccaaacaaaaaaaaattaaagatttatgtttaaaattcaacactaaattataattttagtctttttataatttttaatctataatttggtttctctattttctttttttatcatgattttggtctctttattttaagaaatttataatatttatttatttactttgatCAAATTAAGCTTTAGATCTAACATATTCactcaaaatattataaatgttaattaattaaaatataaaaataaatttatggaaaaataaaaattgaaccaGAATAAAAATTTAGCCAAAATTCAACCTATGAATTAGGTTGAACATGCATTAAAACGCGCCTAACATAAAACCAAGCGTTACAATCATCCCATacggaaaaaaatattgttataaaaGTTGATTTTGACGTTCAGTTATTTTCTAATcgtacaaatttaattataaaaagtagGAAATTAAAGTTAGTGGagattttattcaaataatataaatagtaatatattaatttatcttattttttaataaaatacagaTAACATTAGATGAGATGACACAAATTTATACCTTAGATGGAGCCAGCTATTGTTATCGGTGTTGTAACCTGATTGTcttaattcactttttttttattttgttaaaattaaatgtgtgtatatataggtaataaaaataaaatatttaatatatatatatatatatatatatatatatatatatatatgtgtgtgtgtgtgtctctgtattattttttctaattaaatactATAACAATACTTTTGGGATGGGTAAGAAActgacaaattaataattttgtgttccaaaaaatataaacatttattCCATTTTGAAGCTCATGTGACGTGGAATAAGAGAAatataaggataaaaatgaaaaaagatagagagtgaaattaataaatatgataattgaTGTGAtgataaacaaagaaaatgagatagaaaaaaatgtaaatatatgtttataagttataattagGATGAGCGTTAATAATGTactctttattatattatactcattttttattattatttaacatttatttgaaattataaattcatgagtgaactcattaaataaaatataagaacaattttttaaaaaaattcttaataaattttagttgataACAAATAATATACTCTACTCccttcatcttattttttttacgttttagtaaaaaaaaatctattttgattgtcatttttacaatattattgaatcattaaatattttttctattatatctttaattaatcGTTTATGGTAGAgtaaggaaataaaatatataaataaagaatcTAATTAATGGAAACaataataagaatattaagaaatatatattatataataatttttttacaaaatattagttatatttttattttttatattaaaatcttaTACATCAAACAAGACATAAGACTACCAAATGTTTGAATTaactaaacaaaattatttcaacttaTCTTAAGTTTGAACGTTGAGTATGTATTTACATTAAATAATTGGATAAAAAAGTTTTAcatcttataataattttatttaattttaatataattgtctttCATATAAAAAGATGCTTGTGctccctataaaaaaaaatagaaaacgagACAGAGGAACTGAGGAAGTACTTAAAGGAATGTATCAAGAGAAAATATAAGAATGTCTTCATAAATTAGTAGTGGTGTGTGTACTTTTTTTTGTACTAATAATTACTTcgattttaaatataagaaaaaaattaaaatataaaaaaattcatctattttttttaatattgttatttataaaataattttcatttaattaaggtgttaattttaatgatttttttttattattattattatcaaattttaatgaaggataccttaaaaaatattattttttaattaaattgatgtaattaaatataataaaacaactttcttaatgacatgatttttttctttattaaattataattttgattcctgtataattttaaattcataattttgattatgttatttataaataaagacatttagtctttctattttttaaaataaataattttagttctttatttttatataaagtaaTAAACTACTGAGATGTTTACTTTATTTAGTTGattacattaatattattttttatgtttcattagtcaataattattaatgtttttcaaattatcaaaatttatagattaaaaatatttaatatataagtatttttaattttattttaaataattttaatatttttatttttatattataaatttataattaaatttcataaattaatatgtaagttatttacataaatattattgtaaattaattttattacacaaattatttttactccaattatttacat encodes the following:
- the LOC114370659 gene encoding kinesin-like protein KIN-14G, which gives rise to MAPELALPFSVVSVVEDVLQKHGSPLIDIDLASRKAEEASLRRNEAAAWLQKTVGGKDMPGEPTEEHFRIALRSGIVLCNALNNIQPGAVPKVVEAPNDSVIIPDGAALSAYQCFENVRNFLVTVEEMGLPTFEVSDLEQGGKSSRIVNCVLALKSYSEWKMGGKIGSWKYGGNPKPPAPSAKPIMWKSSEPFMRSLSRGFWLGDRDGLPSDNSPSSVLSEEGSIPSLNSLVREILCNKKQEEIPIVVESLLSNVMEEFEQRLLIQQETFKTTQEDKAPPEAEDSNVEAACDDEEHNGDEESIDQPLKQQKLFQQQNENVQELKMMVHQTKTGIQVLQHKYEEDIIYLSKHLLGLASAASGYQKIFEENRKLYNQLQDLKGNIRVYCRVRPSTSGQTNHHCPINNIDGGSMSLIIPSKNGKDGKKTFNFNKVFGPSSTQGEVFSDTQPLIRSVLDGYNVCIFAYGQTGSGKTHTMSGPDNYTEETVGVNYRALRDLFFLSEQRKDIIHYDISVQMLEIYNEQVRDLLTTDSAIKRYPFLEIRNSSHNGINVPDANLVPVSSTSDVLNLMNLGQKNRAVSATAMNDRSSRSHSCLTVHVQGRELASGNSLRGCIHLVDLAGSERVDKSEVTGDRLKEAQHINKSLSALGDVIASLAQKQSHVPYRNSKLTQLLQDSLGGQAKTLMFVHVSPDAEAIGETISTLKFAERVSTVELGAARVNKDSSEVKELKEQIASLKAASARKDGELEHFQQYANSITETPKFKPDLTSFARSPSWSHGPPRPPSRDDPSSMEDKKKPTPKFMKRRSFDPRDICRKSPRWPHHERVNGKEDDKESISGDCVSKSTKKNDHILTTDDSLVGRQCETESKRSSSDSSPMLSPTILLDVPSKICMEVATTKSNDSDELELATSESSESDKSWQSHDSHARAPKATSFPNGLVSKTRKSTLRRQAENQETRSMIPSMSPTSTRRQTTVVSQLRKHPDAKRSGNAK